One genomic segment of Catalinimonas alkaloidigena includes these proteins:
- a CDS encoding 30S ribosomal protein THX produces the protein MGKGDKKTRKGKIVKGSYGVRRPRRSNSNKSTSEEKAKK, from the coding sequence ATGGGAAAAGGAGATAAAAAGACCAGGAAGGGGAAAATTGTGAAGGGCTCATATGGGGTAAGGAGACCACGCAGGAGCAATAGTAACAAAAGTACTTCTGAGGAAAAAGCAAAAAAATAG
- a CDS encoding DUF4136 domain-containing protein, translating into MKKYIISGSMAWMLLFTFACSSVKIIAEKDEGFDNSEYGTYAFAEVDLKEMDQATAILYQEIRKTIAYEMKKKGYELNTDAPDLVVAFNILTEEARKESWKSVNNDPYYPYGMRGMWAYNSLYGPNYNQRYKEVKYEKTGTFVVDLLSTEQEQLVWRGIGIGPVNHPEERFNTAYESVQKMFKEFPDKKM; encoded by the coding sequence ATGAAAAAATATATCATTAGCGGGAGCATGGCATGGATGTTACTATTTACCTTTGCCTGCTCTTCAGTCAAGATAATCGCAGAAAAAGACGAGGGATTTGATAATTCTGAATATGGCACTTATGCCTTTGCCGAAGTGGACTTAAAGGAGATGGACCAGGCTACAGCCATTCTTTATCAGGAAATTCGTAAAACTATCGCTTATGAGATGAAGAAGAAGGGCTATGAACTCAATACCGATGCTCCTGATTTGGTTGTTGCCTTTAATATACTGACCGAAGAAGCTCGCAAAGAAAGCTGGAAGAGTGTCAATAATGATCCCTACTATCCTTATGGTATGCGTGGTATGTGGGCTTATAATTCGCTGTATGGCCCTAATTACAATCAACGGTATAAAGAAGTAAAGTATGAAAAGACCGGTACTTTTGTCGTAGATTTACTGTCTACTGAGCAGGAGCAACTGGTCTGGAGAGGCATTGGGATAGGTCCTGTGAACCACCCGGAAGAACGATTCAATACCGCTTATGAATCTGTGCAAAAGATGTTCAAAGAGTTTCCTGATAAAAAAATGTAA
- a CDS encoding NAD(P)H-quinone oxidoreductase yields the protein MQAVIFDQPGGAEKLRIGEWETPQPDKHEILIKVAATALNRADILQREGKYPPPKGSSPILGLEVSGEVVETGSEAKRWKQGDLVFGLIPGGGYAQYAVIHEDMAMPVPDSLSLAEAAAIPEVSLTAYQALSWLAYFKKGEKLLIHAGASGVGTAAIQLAREMGAGKIIVTASASKHPLCLELGANLAIDYQNQDFEKVVNEQTDGKGVDVIIDFIAAPYFNSNINCLGMDGRLVLLAILGGVKVEELNLLKLLSKRLQITASTLRSRSLEYQIQLTKDFSAFALPLFEKGILKPVVDSMYSWKEVADAHTYMESNQNSGKIVLVIKEN from the coding sequence ATGCAAGCTGTAATTTTTGATCAGCCCGGAGGAGCTGAGAAACTTCGGATAGGTGAGTGGGAAACCCCACAGCCTGATAAGCATGAAATACTCATAAAAGTAGCCGCCACCGCCCTCAATCGTGCTGATATTCTTCAAAGAGAAGGGAAATACCCTCCCCCCAAAGGCAGCAGCCCAATTCTGGGATTGGAAGTCAGCGGTGAAGTAGTAGAAACGGGTAGTGAAGCAAAACGCTGGAAACAAGGAGATCTGGTATTTGGTCTGATTCCCGGAGGGGGATATGCGCAATACGCGGTTATCCATGAAGACATGGCAATGCCCGTACCAGATAGCCTCAGCCTGGCCGAAGCCGCTGCAATTCCCGAAGTTTCTCTTACCGCTTATCAGGCACTAAGCTGGCTGGCATATTTCAAAAAAGGAGAGAAGCTGCTCATTCATGCCGGTGCGAGCGGCGTAGGCACGGCGGCCATTCAGCTGGCCCGTGAAATGGGAGCCGGAAAAATTATCGTTACTGCTTCTGCATCCAAGCACCCGCTGTGTCTGGAACTAGGAGCTAACTTGGCTATTGACTATCAAAATCAGGACTTTGAAAAAGTAGTGAATGAGCAGACCGACGGAAAAGGGGTAGATGTTATCATTGACTTTATCGCTGCCCCGTATTTTAACAGTAATATCAACTGTTTGGGTATGGATGGTCGTCTTGTCTTGCTGGCAATATTAGGAGGCGTAAAAGTAGAAGAACTTAACCTCCTTAAGCTATTGAGCAAAAGGTTACAAATCACGGCTTCCACCCTGCGTTCCCGCAGTCTTGAATACCAGATTCAGCTTACCAAGGACTTTTCCGCCTTTGCCCTTCCGCTATTTGAGAAAGGTATACTTAAACCTGTTGTTGATAGTATGTACAGCTGGAAAGAAGTAGCAGATGCACACACCTACATGGAATCCAACCAAAACAGTGGAAAAATTGTCCTTGTGATTAAGGAGAATTAA
- a CDS encoding TolC family protein has translation MNIRLNCYMLGILLMMGGLPAVAQNTDTLRLSEAIQMGLEENYSVQIAANNKNIADNNYTLGNAGFLPTLDAVASKDYNIQDSEQIFASGDEQNVSGARSNSLSASALLEWTVFDGTRMFISYDKLAELQQASAIEAQINMENTVADISAAYYTVILEQARVNVLQNSVDLSRERLRLARTKYEVGNTSKLEYLAAQVDYNADTSALIQQKEQLYNTKVDLNTFLVREPDTDFAVPNQIDANMDLSIGELREKALSSNPNLLLARRNQHISYLEVRELEAERWPQILVNLGYSYNSSVAEAGFVLGRRANGVNYGVAARLNIFNGFNKNRQIQNARILTENQDLQLKELTQELKAQLEKTYINYTNSTILLELESENLEIARENARIALERYRLGNSNALELREAQINAVQAESRLIDAIYSTKIAEIDLLRLSGQMVSSR, from the coding sequence ATGAATATCAGACTTAACTGCTACATGCTTGGAATCCTGCTGATGATGGGCGGGCTTCCGGCAGTAGCGCAAAATACAGATACACTACGTTTATCAGAAGCCATACAGATGGGGCTGGAAGAAAACTACAGTGTTCAGATTGCTGCTAATAATAAAAATATAGCCGACAATAATTATACGCTGGGCAATGCAGGTTTCCTTCCTACATTGGATGCTGTCGCCAGCAAAGATTATAATATACAGGACTCTGAACAGATATTTGCCAGCGGTGACGAACAAAATGTAAGCGGTGCCCGCTCCAATAGCTTAAGCGCGTCAGCCCTGCTTGAATGGACAGTCTTTGATGGCACCCGAATGTTTATTAGCTACGACAAACTGGCCGAGCTACAGCAGGCCTCCGCGATAGAAGCACAGATTAACATGGAGAATACGGTAGCTGATATTTCTGCGGCTTACTATACGGTCATTCTGGAACAGGCCAGGGTCAATGTGCTGCAAAATTCTGTAGACCTCTCTCGTGAAAGGCTGCGCCTGGCTCGTACCAAGTACGAAGTAGGAAACACTTCCAAGCTGGAATACCTTGCAGCGCAGGTAGACTATAATGCCGATACCTCAGCGCTTATACAGCAAAAGGAGCAACTTTACAATACCAAAGTGGATCTGAATACTTTTCTGGTACGTGAGCCCGACACCGATTTTGCCGTACCCAACCAGATAGATGCCAATATGGATTTATCTATTGGCGAACTGCGGGAAAAAGCGTTGAGTAGCAACCCTAACCTGCTTTTGGCTCGTCGCAATCAACACATTTCTTATCTGGAAGTAAGAGAGCTGGAAGCAGAACGCTGGCCTCAAATACTGGTAAACCTGGGCTATAGCTATAATTCTTCAGTAGCGGAAGCAGGGTTTGTACTGGGTCGCCGCGCCAATGGAGTGAATTATGGTGTAGCTGCCCGCCTGAATATATTCAATGGCTTCAACAAAAATCGGCAGATACAAAATGCCCGTATACTGACCGAAAATCAAGATCTCCAGCTCAAAGAACTTACTCAGGAGCTGAAAGCCCAGTTGGAGAAGACATACATCAATTATACCAACAGCACTATTCTGCTAGAGCTGGAGTCAGAAAATCTGGAGATTGCCAGAGAGAATGCTAGAATTGCACTAGAGCGCTATCGTTTGGGGAACAGCAATGCGCTGGAGCTTCGCGAAGCCCAGATTAACGCAGTGCAGGCAGAGAGCCGCCTCATAGATGCGATCTATTCTACCAAAATTGCTGAGATAGACCTGCTAAGGCTTAGCGGACAAATGGTAAGTAGCCGGTAG
- a CDS encoding efflux RND transporter permease subunit gives MNLSSISIERPVLATVMSIVIIIFGVIGFTYLGIREYPSVDPPIISVSTNYTGASADVIESQITEPLEEGINGISGIRSLSSISTDGRSTITVEFELGEDLEAAANDVRDRVSQARRNLPPDADPPIVTKADADATTILALTVQSDQRSLLELSDIATNTFKERLQTIPGISNIRIWGDKRYAMRLQMDPAKLEAYRLTPLDVRNAVQEQNVELPTGNIEGYRSYLTIRTMGRLVTEDDYNEMIIKEEDGAVIKFKDIGKAVLDAENQRTLLRGNNKIPMVGVAVTPQPGANYIAIADEFYKRVDQIEKELPDDLKLGYALDTTLTIRKAITEVEETILIAFGLVVIVIFMFLRDWRTTLIPAIAIPISLIGAFFIMYFADFSINILTLLGIVLATGLVVDDAIVVLENIYQKIESGISPKKAAHEGSAEIYFAIISTTVTLAAVFLPIIFLEGVTGRLFREFGVVVAGSVLISAFVSLTLTPMMSSRLLKKKERSNRFYKVTERFFEWMTNGYNMFLIRFMKHRWAAIVIVVLSLGGIIGLGAIIPSELAPLEDKSRLRLFSTAPEGTSFELMDNYVMELLNVADTLQEKQSLIAVTSPGFGSSNSVNSSFLRITLKPPSERARSQQEIAQQLSGIVGDMNFARTFVVQEQTIQVGRSSGLPVQYVIQAPNLERLKEVLPDFVDEASQHPDFAVVDLDLKFNKPELAVTIDRERARALGVSVRDIAETIQLFFSGQRFDYFVMNGKQYQIIGEASRSNRDEPLDLSSISVSNDRGELITLNNLVNMETQSTSPQLYRYNRYVAATVSASPADGVTLGQGIAAMDEIADEVLDDSFSTALSGTSKDYQESSGSLYFAFGLALVLIYLVLAAQFESFIDPLIIMFTVPLALTGALLTLWLFGHTLNIFSQIGIIVLIGIVTKNGILIVEFANQRKEEGLNKFDAVIEAATIRLRPILMTSLATILGALPIALALGAASTSRIPMGMAIIGGLLFSLILTLVVIPVIYSFMSGKAPSKAKIETSHK, from the coding sequence ATGAACCTCTCATCCATCAGTATTGAACGTCCGGTACTTGCCACAGTAATGTCCATCGTGATTATTATTTTTGGCGTGATCGGCTTTACCTATCTTGGAATTAGGGAGTACCCCAGCGTAGACCCTCCCATTATTTCTGTCAGTACTAACTATACCGGAGCCAGTGCTGATGTGATAGAATCGCAAATCACAGAACCACTGGAAGAGGGAATCAATGGTATCAGTGGCATACGTTCACTTTCTTCTATCAGCACTGACGGAAGGAGTACCATTACGGTGGAGTTTGAGCTGGGAGAAGACCTGGAAGCTGCGGCTAATGATGTGCGGGACAGGGTGTCACAGGCTCGTCGTAACCTCCCTCCCGATGCTGACCCTCCTATTGTCACCAAGGCAGATGCCGATGCCACCACCATTCTGGCCCTCACCGTGCAGAGTGACCAAAGGAGCCTGCTGGAGCTTTCCGACATAGCCACCAATACTTTTAAAGAAAGGCTGCAAACCATACCGGGTATCAGTAATATCCGAATCTGGGGCGATAAGCGCTACGCCATGCGCCTGCAGATGGACCCTGCCAAACTGGAAGCTTACCGGCTTACTCCGCTCGATGTGAGAAATGCTGTACAAGAGCAGAATGTAGAGCTACCTACCGGAAATATTGAGGGCTATCGCAGCTATCTGACTATCCGTACTATGGGCAGGCTGGTGACAGAGGATGATTATAATGAAATGATCATCAAAGAAGAAGATGGTGCAGTCATCAAATTCAAAGATATTGGAAAAGCCGTGCTGGATGCGGAAAACCAGCGTACCCTGCTGAGAGGAAACAACAAAATACCGATGGTGGGAGTAGCTGTGACACCCCAACCCGGAGCCAACTACATTGCCATAGCCGATGAGTTTTACAAACGGGTAGACCAGATTGAAAAAGAGCTTCCCGATGATCTTAAGCTTGGCTACGCGCTAGATACTACCCTTACTATCCGCAAGGCCATTACGGAGGTAGAAGAGACCATCCTTATCGCTTTTGGTCTGGTGGTGATCGTAATTTTTATGTTTTTGCGCGACTGGCGCACTACCCTCATCCCTGCCATCGCCATCCCTATCTCTCTGATCGGGGCCTTCTTCATCATGTACTTTGCCGATTTCTCTATCAACATTCTGACACTTTTGGGAATTGTACTGGCCACCGGGCTGGTGGTGGATGATGCTATTGTGGTACTGGAGAATATTTACCAAAAGATAGAGTCAGGGATTTCTCCCAAAAAGGCTGCCCATGAGGGTTCGGCTGAGATTTACTTTGCGATCATCTCTACTACGGTGACCCTGGCAGCGGTATTCCTGCCTATCATTTTTCTGGAAGGGGTAACCGGTAGACTTTTTCGTGAGTTTGGTGTGGTAGTAGCAGGCTCAGTGCTGATCTCAGCTTTTGTATCGCTCACGCTTACTCCTATGATGAGTTCCCGGCTTTTAAAGAAGAAAGAGAGAAGTAACAGGTTTTATAAAGTTACCGAGCGCTTCTTTGAGTGGATGACCAACGGATACAATATGTTTTTGATCCGTTTTATGAAGCATCGCTGGGCCGCTATCGTGATCGTGGTTCTTTCCTTAGGAGGTATTATCGGTCTGGGAGCAATCATTCCCTCCGAGCTGGCTCCTCTGGAGGACAAAAGCCGCCTCCGCCTGTTTTCTACCGCTCCTGAGGGAACATCATTTGAACTGATGGATAATTATGTGATGGAGCTGCTCAATGTGGCAGATACACTTCAGGAAAAGCAATCGTTGATCGCGGTGACCTCACCGGGTTTTGGTTCCAGTAATTCTGTCAACTCTTCATTCCTGAGAATTACCCTCAAGCCACCTTCTGAAAGAGCGCGTTCACAGCAGGAAATTGCGCAGCAGCTTAGTGGAATCGTAGGCGATATGAATTTTGCCCGTACCTTTGTGGTGCAGGAACAAACCATACAGGTAGGTAGGTCTAGCGGCCTGCCCGTGCAATATGTAATCCAGGCACCTAATCTGGAGAGGCTGAAAGAAGTGCTTCCTGACTTTGTGGACGAAGCTTCTCAACACCCCGACTTCGCTGTAGTTGACCTTGACCTTAAGTTCAATAAGCCAGAGCTCGCCGTTACTATTGATAGAGAAAGAGCCAGAGCCTTGGGTGTATCGGTACGGGACATTGCAGAGACCATACAGCTATTTTTCAGCGGTCAGCGTTTTGATTACTTTGTCATGAACGGCAAGCAGTACCAGATCATCGGTGAGGCCAGCCGATCAAACCGTGATGAGCCCCTGGACTTAAGTTCAATCAGTGTGAGCAATGATAGAGGAGAGCTGATTACGCTGAATAACCTGGTAAACATGGAAACCCAAAGTACTTCACCTCAACTGTATCGTTACAACCGCTATGTGGCTGCTACGGTATCCGCCTCTCCGGCAGATGGCGTTACGCTCGGTCAGGGTATTGCAGCCATGGATGAGATTGCCGATGAGGTACTGGACGACTCTTTCTCTACTGCTCTTTCCGGTACCTCCAAAGATTATCAGGAGAGCTCAGGAAGCTTATACTTTGCTTTTGGTCTGGCTTTGGTATTAATCTACCTGGTGCTGGCTGCCCAGTTTGAAAGCTTTATAGACCCGCTGATCATCATGTTTACCGTACCTCTGGCGCTTACGGGAGCGCTACTAACCCTCTGGTTATTTGGACATACCCTTAACATCTTTAGCCAGATTGGTATCATCGTACTCATCGGTATAGTGACCAAGAATGGTATTCTGATTGTTGAGTTTGCCAACCAGCGCAAGGAGGAAGGTCTGAATAAATTTGACGCGGTAATTGAGGCCGCTACAATTCGTTTGAGACCTATTCTGATGACCAGCCTGGCTACTATTCTGGGAGCGCTGCCAATTGCTCTGGCATTAGGCGCTGCTTCTACCAGCCGTATTCCTATGGGTATGGCTATCATTGGAGGACTGCTGTTTTCACTTATCCTGACATTGGTGGTTATTCCTGTGATCTATTCCTTTATGTCAGGTAAAGCTCCCAGCAAAGCTAAAATTGAGACTTCTCACAAATAA
- a CDS encoding efflux RND transporter periplasmic adaptor subunit — MKRKPFLIQRSSFTYVLLLLAVLLQACSKAEKKSSESPNSTANAAMPVEGMVIKTSEIDDKIYATGTLLPNEEVELRPETSGRIVGIYFEEGSRVSKGQLLARIDNSELNAQLKKLKVQEKLAQSEEARQQKLLDIEAISQGEYDVTLNQLNTIEAEIDLLETQIRKTNIVSPFSGVVSLRNVSEGGYVSPTTLIASMQQIDPIKVEFSVPERYISEIKEGTVVNFSVTNTNETYQAKVYAIDSKIDINTRTVRVRARSSNPDNALRPGAFARIEIILKTFEDAILVPSEAILTELEGQKVFISKNGKAASKRIKTGIRNENMVQIIEGLTPSDTLVLTGLMSIQDGRSLEIKTLRDEASELNVDEPNISL; from the coding sequence ATGAAACGAAAGCCTTTCTTGATACAAAGAAGCTCTTTTACCTATGTGCTTTTGCTGCTGGCTGTACTCCTTCAGGCCTGCTCCAAAGCAGAGAAGAAAAGTAGTGAAAGTCCGAACTCAACTGCCAATGCGGCAATGCCCGTGGAAGGAATGGTAATCAAGACTTCTGAGATTGACGATAAGATTTATGCCACCGGAACCCTGCTGCCCAATGAAGAAGTAGAGCTAAGGCCTGAAACCTCCGGCCGCATCGTAGGTATTTACTTTGAGGAAGGCAGTCGGGTATCCAAAGGACAGCTTCTCGCCAGGATTGATAACAGTGAGCTGAATGCGCAGCTCAAAAAACTGAAAGTGCAGGAAAAGCTGGCGCAAAGTGAAGAAGCCCGTCAGCAAAAACTACTGGACATAGAAGCGATCAGCCAGGGAGAATATGATGTCACGCTCAACCAGCTCAATACCATAGAGGCTGAGATCGACCTGCTAGAAACGCAGATTCGCAAAACCAATATCGTATCGCCCTTTAGTGGGGTGGTCAGCCTGCGAAATGTGAGTGAAGGGGGGTACGTCTCACCCACTACGCTCATCGCTTCTATGCAGCAGATTGACCCTATCAAAGTAGAGTTCTCAGTGCCGGAGCGCTACATCAGTGAGATTAAAGAAGGCACAGTAGTCAACTTTAGTGTTACTAATACCAATGAGACTTACCAGGCTAAAGTATATGCCATAGACTCAAAAATTGATATCAATACAAGAACTGTAAGAGTGAGAGCAAGAAGCAGTAACCCTGATAATGCCCTCAGGCCGGGAGCTTTTGCCCGTATAGAAATTATCCTCAAAACTTTTGAAGATGCCATCCTGGTACCCTCCGAAGCCATACTCACCGAACTGGAAGGACAGAAAGTTTTCATCAGTAAAAATGGCAAAGCAGCCTCCAAGAGAATCAAGACCGGCATACGCAATGAAAATATGGTGCAGATTATTGAGGGTTTGACTCCGAGTGACACCCTCGTGCTCACCGGCCTCATGTCCATCCAGGACGGCAGGTCGCTTGAGATTAAAACCCTGAGAGATGAGGCCTCAGAGCTGAACGTTGATGAACCCAATATATCCCTATAA
- a CDS encoding alpha/beta fold hydrolase, which yields MLYFKDYQQGKDREWVVFVHGAGGSSSIWYRQLRLFRKHFNVLLVDLRGHGRSKDLLEGYVKHNYTFKDVTTDLLEVITHLGIEKAHYIGVSMGTIIIRTLGEIAPQYMKSMILCGAVTRLNLRSRLLVFLGHTFKRFVPYMWLYRLFAFVIMPNPRDASSRNLFIGEAKKLYKKEFLRWFKLTHEVNPLLKYFKEKEIAVPTLYIMGERDYMFLPPVKKIVKEHSSAILQVVDDCGHVCNIEKPDIFNKLAIGFIQRGYTNV from the coding sequence ATGTTATACTTCAAAGATTATCAGCAGGGAAAAGACAGAGAGTGGGTTGTGTTTGTACACGGGGCAGGGGGTAGCTCTTCTATATGGTATCGTCAGCTTCGTTTGTTTCGTAAACACTTCAACGTACTGCTGGTAGACTTACGGGGGCATGGACGTTCCAAAGATTTACTGGAGGGATATGTAAAGCATAATTACACTTTCAAGGACGTAACTACTGATTTGCTGGAAGTAATAACTCATCTGGGAATAGAGAAAGCACATTATATCGGAGTATCTATGGGTACGATTATCATCCGTACTTTGGGGGAAATTGCCCCTCAGTATATGAAGTCCATGATCCTGTGTGGGGCCGTTACCCGCCTGAACTTACGATCACGCCTGCTGGTATTCTTAGGTCATACCTTCAAGCGCTTTGTGCCCTATATGTGGCTTTATCGTCTGTTTGCTTTTGTCATCATGCCTAACCCCAGAGATGCTTCTTCACGTAATTTATTTATAGGAGAGGCCAAGAAGCTGTACAAAAAAGAGTTTCTGAGGTGGTTTAAACTTACCCATGAAGTCAACCCGCTTTTAAAATACTTTAAAGAGAAAGAAATTGCGGTGCCAACGCTTTATATCATGGGAGAAAGAGACTATATGTTTTTACCGCCGGTAAAAAAAATCGTAAAAGAGCATAGCTCTGCGATCTTACAGGTAGTAGATGATTGCGGACATGTCTGCAATATTGAAAAACCGGATATTTTCAACAAACTGGCCATAGGGTTCATACAAAGAGGATACACGAATGTGTAA
- a CDS encoding class I SAM-dependent methyltransferase translates to MFPQGLNQLLGNIDIYLLDHILKGHFTPDMRLLDAGCGEGRNLVYFIRQGYDVWGVDQDTAALRMLRMYGRSLHPDFDPEKFIEDDVADISLPPESFDGIISSAVLHFAHNHIHFSKMFAELTRLLRPGGLLFIRTAMLAGIGQEVKTLGDNGRYLLPDGSERYLLQVDMLEDLCEQHAYQLVEPLKYVVVHNARSMGVILLQKTAKP, encoded by the coding sequence ATGTTCCCCCAGGGCCTTAACCAACTTCTTGGCAATATCGATATCTATTTACTTGACCATATTCTAAAAGGACATTTCACCCCTGATATGCGCCTGCTGGATGCAGGCTGTGGGGAGGGCCGTAATCTCGTCTACTTTATTCGGCAGGGCTATGATGTGTGGGGCGTAGACCAGGATACTGCTGCCCTGCGTATGCTCAGGATGTACGGTCGCTCCCTGCACCCCGACTTTGATCCTGAGAAGTTTATTGAAGATGATGTAGCGGATATTTCTTTACCCCCTGAAAGCTTTGATGGTATCATCAGCAGTGCGGTACTACATTTCGCTCATAACCATATCCACTTCAGTAAAATGTTTGCCGAACTCACTCGCCTGTTGCGGCCGGGAGGCTTGCTATTCATACGAACCGCTATGCTGGCCGGGATAGGACAGGAGGTTAAAACGCTTGGAGATAATGGGCGCTACCTTCTGCCCGACGGTAGTGAACGCTACCTGCTACAAGTGGATATGCTGGAAGATCTGTGTGAGCAACATGCTTATCAACTGGTAGAGCCTCTCAAATATGTAGTCGTGCACAATGCCCGGAGTATGGGAGTGATTTTGCTTCAAAAAACCGCTAAACCCTAA
- a CDS encoding VOC family protein yields MKINIPPFHLAFPVSDLAATRKFYEKTLGCSVGRTAERWIDFDFFGHQLSAHLRPEEVAQARTNEVDGDNVPVRHFGVILAWEQWHELSERLKEMGIQFIIEPHIRFKGEVGEQATMFLLDPSGNALEFKSFKDMKQIFAS; encoded by the coding sequence ATGAAGATCAATATACCTCCTTTTCACCTGGCTTTTCCGGTATCGGATTTAGCTGCCACAAGAAAGTTTTATGAAAAAACGCTGGGCTGTAGTGTGGGCAGAACAGCCGAGCGCTGGATAGACTTTGACTTCTTCGGTCACCAACTTTCCGCTCACCTTCGTCCGGAAGAAGTAGCCCAGGCCAGAACCAATGAAGTGGATGGCGATAATGTGCCGGTGCGTCACTTCGGAGTTATTTTGGCGTGGGAACAATGGCATGAACTCTCTGAGCGACTCAAAGAAATGGGGATTCAATTTATTATAGAACCGCATATCCGTTTTAAAGGAGAAGTAGGTGAGCAGGCTACCATGTTTTTGCTGGACCCCAGCGGCAATGCGCTTGAGTTCAAGTCTTTCAAAGATATGAAACAGATATTCGCGAGCTAG